Proteins from a genomic interval of Medicago truncatula cultivar Jemalong A17 chromosome 3, MtrunA17r5.0-ANR, whole genome shotgun sequence:
- the LOC25491126 gene encoding protein DEFECTIVE IN MERISTEM SILENCING 3: protein MFPQPSNSNQHLVYTKPLSVQGSSALVPVENGEFTKADMIIRESQKLQDDLRSLGMKIKQHEDKLSLLTTEKSQLDDAILHLQVAIGKSKSSSTAKIGNADDLHITTEEEVNKQILQHEKSAAGILCQVKTHHGAQASLLGLTQDVVGVVAMLGKVEDDNLSRLFSEYLGVETVLAIVCRTYEGVKALELYDKEGYINKSCGLHGLGASIGRPLDGRFLVICLESLRPYAGKYVVDDSQRKLDILNPRLPNGECPAGFIGFAVNMINIDNRYLFCLTPSGYGLRETLFYNLFSRLQVYKTRAEMIQALPCISDGALSLDGGMIRSCGVFSLGNREAVDVRFPRPERPLGLDQHIEMERQMMNTQWKKDKVFDDLKREKTMLDMAKFSFNKKKSDFLKYLATSSSYATQVQTAPYLHQ from the exons ATGTTTCCACAACCAAGTAACAGCAACCAG CATTTGGTTTATACAAAGCCATTATCTGTCCAAGGGTCTTCGGCATTAGTGCCAGTGGAAAATGGAGAATTTACAAAAGCAGATATGATCATCCGAGAGTCCCAG AAACTACAAGATGATCTACGTTCGCTTGGGATGAAAATTAAGCAGCATGAGGACAAACTGAGTCTTTTGACAACTGAAAAAAGCCAATTAGATGATGCCATTCTTCATTTGCAAG TTGCTATTGGGAAATCAAAGTCTTCAAGTACAGCCAAGATTGGTAATGCGGACGATCTCCACATTACAACTGAGGAGGAGGTAAATAAACAGATATTGCAGCATGAAAAATCTGCTGCTGGTATTTTGTGCCAGGTGAAGACTCATCATGGAGCACAGGCTTCTCTTCTTGGACTAACACAggatgttgttggtgttgttgctATGCTAGGAAAAGTTGAGGATGACAATCTTAGCAG ACTTTTCTCGGAGTATCTCGGAGTGGAGACTGTGTTGGCAATTGTTTGCAGAACTTATGAAGGAGTTAAAGCTCTTGAATTGTACGATAAGGAAGGGTACATAAATAAAAGCTGTGGCCTTCACGGGCTAGGTGCCTCTATTGGAAGGCCTTTGGATGGTCGATTTCTAGTGATATGTCTTGAATCTCTAAG GCCTTATGCTGGTAAATATGTGGTTGATGACTCACAACGAAAGTTGGACATCTTAAATCCAAGATTGCCCAATGGGGAGTGTCCGGCTGGATTTATTGGGTTTGCTGTGAATATGATTAATATAGACAACCGGTACCTATTTTGTCTAACGCCAAGTGGTTATGGCCTCAGAGAAACTCTGTTTTATAATCTCTTTTCTCGTCTACAAGTATATAAGACAAGGGCTGAAATGATACAAGCACTTCCTTGCATAAGTGATGGAGCTCTTTCTTTAGATGGAGGAATGATTAGGAGTTGTGGTGTATTTTCCTTGGGCAATAG GGAAGCTGTTGATGTGAGATTCCCCAGACCAGAAAGACCATTGGGGCTTGATCAGCACATTGAAATGGAGAGGCAAATGATGAATACCCAATGGAAGAAGGACAAAGTTTTTGACgatttaaaaagagaaaagacaaTGTTGGACATGGCAAAGTTCAGTTTCAATAAGAAGAAGAGCGACTTTCTTAAGTATTTGGCTACAAGTTCATCATATGCAACTCAG GTTCAGACTGCTCCTTATCTACATCAATGA